The Osmerus mordax isolate fOsmMor3 unplaced genomic scaffold, fOsmMor3.pri Scaffold_215, whole genome shotgun sequence genome has a window encoding:
- the LOC136939522 gene encoding tectonin beta-propeller repeat-containing protein 1-like → TEVGGCIVTCPSPEPLSPPLDPPLDAPKPRIPKVTSDSFISELVSDREVKREGASAGPAILEEELVPGESEAGFPPALVLSPSQSRGPMDPQWSNVDLEEAQSHLTVGTRGCGGDGAETCSLSSVATYSLALEEPYGADEHPLWAWVSGGGCSVDGHSQPHWFNSSTTLAASVQAMSLSISPAQTAAWRKQIFEQLSERSKREMDNFQHYEQAIEQSVWVKKGTMQWWRDWKPYKWVDVRFALEQFSGPEGNKDGILFIYYNFNEEKKYLHAFINEVTILVPVLNDAKHTFAIYTAERTKQRWPIRLAATTELEMHDWLALLSVSCCDSRGLQGPPSHQAIWSVTCKGDIFVSEPSAGLEASPYPTPCDQMFWRQVGGHLRLVEGNSLGVVWGVGYDHTAWVYTGGYGGGIFQGLPSSTDNIYTQTDVKSVYIYENQRWNPVTGYTNRGLPTDRYMWSDASGLQECTKANTKPPSPHWTWVADWAIDYSVSGGTDKEGWQYAADFPTSYHGHKTLKDFVRRRRWARKCKLTTTGPWQEVPPIPLSDVSLIPCCGSSGLEQVPLWAISNKGDVLCRLGVTTLTPAGSSWLHVGTDQPFKSISIGGAHQVWAIGREGSTFYRGSVSVQNPAGECWYHIPSPAKQKLKQVSVGRTSVYTVDENGNLWYRQGVTPSYPQGSSWEHISNNVRRVSVGPLDQVWIIADKVQGSHSLSCGTACHRLGVQPTEPKGQSWDYGIGGGWDHITVRANAMEPPRIRMPSLTDPALPAPRGPLSLCNLGEVNGNALGF, encoded by the exons GGGGAGAGCGAAGCCGGCTTCCCCCCTGCCCTGGTGCTCTCCCCCAGCCAGTCCAGAGGCCCTATGGACCCTCAGTGGAGCAACGTGGACCTGGAGGAGGCTCAGAGCCATCTGACTGTGGGCACCAGGGGTTGTGGGGGTGACGGGGCAGAgacctgcagcctctcctcggtGGCTACCTACAGCCTGGCTCTGGAGGAGCCTTATGGGGCGGACGAGCACCCTCTCTGGGCCTGGGTCAGTGGAGGAGGCTGCTCTGTGGATGGGCATTCCCAGCCTCACTGGTTCAACTCCTCCACTA CGCTGGCTGCGTCGGTCCAGGCTATGAGTTTGTCCATCAGCCCGGCCCAGACGGCCGCCTGGAGGAAACAGATCTTCGAGCAGCTTAGCGAGAGGTCCAAGAGGGAGATGGACAACTTCCAACATTATGAACAGGCCATCGAGCAG TCTGTGTGGGTGAAGAAGGGCACCATGCAGTGGTGGCGGGACTGGAAGCCTTACAAGTGGGTGGACGTCAGGTTCGCCCTGGAGCAGTTCTCCGGGCCCGAGGGCAACAAGGACGGCATCCTCTTCATCTACTACAACTTCAACGAGGAGAAGAag tacCTCCACGCGTTTATCAACGAGGTGACGATCCTGGTGCCAGTGCTGAACGATGCCAAGCACACCTTTGCCATCTACACAGCAGAGAGGACCAAGCAGCGCTGGCCCATCAGACTGGCAGCCACCACCGAGCTGGAGATGCATGACTGG CTGGCCCTGCTAagtgtgtcctgctgtgactCCCGGGGACTCCAgggccccccctcccaccaggcCATCTGGTCAGTCACTTGTAAAGGGGACATCTTTGTGAGCGAGCCCTCTGCTGGCCTGGAGGCCTCTCCATACCCCACACCCTGCGACCAGAT GTTCTGGCGACAGGTGGGCGGTCATCTGCGATTGGTGGAGGGGAATAGCCTGGGCGTGGTCTGGGGTGTGGGCTACGACCATACAGCCTGGGTCTACACTGGCGGTTATGGAGGGGGCATCTTTCAGG GTCTGCCCAGCAGCACAGATAAcatctacacacagacagatgtgaAGAGTGTTTACATCTATGAGAATCAGAGGTGGAACCCTGTTACTGGATACACCAACAG ggggtTGCCGACAGATCGCTACATGTGGAGCGACGCGTCAGGACTGCAGGAGTGCACCAAGGCTAACAccaagcccccctccccacactggACATGG GTGGCAGATTGGGCCATCGACTACAGTGTCTCAGGAGGGACAGATAAAGAGGGCTGGCAATATGCTGCTGATTTCCCAAC TTCATACCATGGCCACAAGACCTTGAAGGACTTTGTTCGTCGCAGGCGGTGGGCCAG GAAGTGTAAGCTGACCACCACAGGGCCCTGGCAGGAAGTCCCTCCCATCCCGCTGAGTGACGTGAGCTTGATCCCTTGCTGTGGCAGCAGCGGCCTGGAGCAGGTGCCCCTCTGGGCCATCAGCAACAAGGGGGACGTGCTCTGTAGGCTGGGGGTCACCACACTCACGCCTGCT GGGTCGTCATGGTTACACGTTGGCACGGACCAGCCCTTCAAGTCCATCTCTATTGGTGGAGCCCACCAGGTGTGGGCCATTGGCAGAGAGGGCTCCACATTCTACCGGGGATCTGTATCCGTGCAGAACCCTGCAG gtgaaTGCTGGTACCACATCCCCTCTCCAGCCAAGCAGAAGCTGAAGCAGGTGTCTGTAGGAAGGACCTCGGTCTACACCGTGGATGAGAACG GTAACCTGTGGTACAGACAAGGCGTGACCCCCAGCTATCCCCAGGGGTCGTCATGGGAACACATCTCCAACAACGTCCGCAGGGTCTCTGTGGGCCCCCTGGACCAG GTGTGGATCATAGCTGACAAGGTGCAGGGCAGCCACAGCCTGAGCTGTGGGACGGCGTGTCATCGTCTTGGGGTCCAGCCGACAGAGCCCAAGGGCCAGTCCTGGGACTACGGGATCGGG gGAGGCTGGGACCACATCACGGTGAGGGCGAACGCCATGGAGCCCCCCCGCATCCGCATGCCCTCCCTGACGGACCCCGCCCTGCCTGCCCCCCgcggccccctctccctctgcaacCTGGGAGAGGTCAACGGGAACGCCTTGGGCTTTTAG